A window of the Cicer arietinum cultivar CDC Frontier isolate Library 1 chromosome 6, Cicar.CDCFrontier_v2.0, whole genome shotgun sequence genome harbors these coding sequences:
- the LOC140920696 gene encoding disease resistance protein RPV1-like, whose product MSSFTSSSKSHRVFEFESTTSSNNTNPKKKKNYNVYLSFCNEDANSFVSNLYTALISEPRIVVFCDDNNKKFENGDREIVPTSSLNAIENCEVVVIVFSKNYVNSRLCLQELEKITECCRNSDLIALPVFYNNGVYPCHGRLQRGMFGEGFHEFVDKISLDMGRKVL is encoded by the coding sequence ATGTCTTCTTTCACTTCCTCCTCAAAAAGCCACCGcgtatttgaatttgaatccaCAACTTCTTCTAATAATACTAAtccaaagaagaagaagaactaCAATGTGTACTTGAGTTTCTGCAACGAAGATGCGAATTCCTTTGTTTCGAATCTCTATACTGCTCTTATTTCAGAACCTAGAATCGTTGTTTTCTGCGacgataataataaaaaatttgaaaatggaGATCGGGAAATAGTACCAACTTCATCTTTGAATGCAATTGAAAATTGTGAAGTTGTTGTAATCGTATTTTCAAAGAATTATGTTAATTCGAGATTGTGTCTTCAAGAATTGGAGAAAATAACAGAGTGTTGCCGAAATTCAGATTTGATTGCTCTTCCCGTGTTCTATAATAATGGTGTATATCCATGTCATGGAAGATTACAGAGAGGTATGTTTGGAGAGGGATTTCATGAGTTTGTTGACAAAATCTCTTTGGATATGGGGAGGAAAGTTCTCTAG